Part of the Eshraghiella crossota genome is shown below.
GCTTGTTCTGGATGGTCTGTCGGAAGCACTTCATGTATCAGTGGAGTGGCTGAAGGGCGAGACGGAAGAAATGACAAGTGATGTTACGGATAAAAGGGAATTACAGATTCGTGATACCATGACTTCCATTCTCTCCAAACTGCCTTATGATATGAAGGCAGACGAAGCGGATTTTTCCAAAGATTTACTGCTGCTGATGTTGAAGGAATACGAATTATTCGTTGATTCCTTTCAATATGCCTGTAAGAATTTTAAAGGGAATACGGAAGATGCCACAATTGCAAAAGTAATGGGGTTTGAATCCAATCAGGAATATAATGAGATTATGTTCCTTAGGGAAATCACCCATACGGTAAACGCACTGAACGACATGGGCGACATTGTAAGGCTCTATTCCAAGAATCCCGAAACGGCAGCCGTAAGGCTTGCAAATCTTCTTTCAGAGAAAGACTCCGAACCGGTATAGATTAGACAACCGGAGTTATGATATACTTACACGCAGAAAGCATTTCATCAGTTCCGATTGTCGATATCGAAAGGAGTAACGATTATGGCAAAAGGTTCTGTAAGAAAGAAAGGCAAGAAATGGTACTACCGCTTCTATGTGGAAGATGCAAGCGGTAATCTGGTGCAGAAGGAATTTGCAGGTACGGAAAACAAAAGCGAGACGGAAAAGCTGTTGAGGCAGGCAATGGAGGATTATGAAGCCAAGCGGTTTGTTGCAA
Proteins encoded:
- a CDS encoding helix-turn-helix domain-containing protein — translated: MKDKELRKLIGSRAKQRRLELGVNQPYIAEKMGVTASTIQRYEAGTIDNTKKLVLDGLSEALHVSVEWLKGETEEMTSDVTDKRELQIRDTMTSILSKLPYDMKADEADFSKDLLLLMLKEYELFVDSFQYACKNFKGNTEDATIAKVMGFESNQEYNEIMFLREITHTVNALNDMGDIVRLYSKNPETAAVRLANLLSEKDSEPV